Proteins encoded together in one Dechloromonas sp. HYN0024 window:
- the rpoB gene encoding DNA-directed RNA polymerase subunit beta, giving the protein MTYSFTEKKRIRKSFAKRASVLDVPYLLSTQLQSFKDFLQDEVAPERRKNEGLQAAFTSIFPIVSHSGNARLEFVSYMLGEPAFDVTECQQRGLTFASSLRAKVRLVIMDREAPDTVKEVKEQEVYMGEMPLMTTNGSFVINGTERVIVSQLHRSPGVFFEHDRGKTHSSGKLLFSARVIPYRGSWLDFEFDPKDTLFFRVDRRRKMPVTTLLKAIGMSAEEILAQFFEFDTFLLAKDKVEFTLVPERLRGEVARFDFVGPDGKVIVAKDKRITAKHIRDIGAAAIKQIAVPDEFLIGRVIAKNTIDKGTGEVVANANDEITETLLAKLRESEITTIETLYTNELDRGSFISNTLRADETATRQAARVAIYRMMRPGEPPTEEAVEILFNGLFYSDERYDLSGVGRMKFNRRLTRPDVIEYKLMLKGLASKAEAALKNLAEASGFALSAIQDLVGLMPFGARAMVENVTQAEAEALAAKIKPLGANIEVREQLTLSPRDIVEVIKILVELRNGRGEIDDIDHLGNRRVRSVGELAENQFRAGLVRVERAVKERLSQAESDNLMPHDLINAKPISAAIKEFFGSSQLSQFMDQTNPLSEITHKRRVSALGPGGLTRERAGFEVRDVHPTHYGRVCPIETPEGPNIGLINSLALFARVNSYGFIETAYRKVNAGQVTNDIEYLSAIEEGNYVVAQANASLVDGRLSDDLVTCREKGETILAEPSRVQYMDVAPGQIVSVAASLIPFLEHDDANRALMGANMQRQAVPCLRPEKPLVGTGIERTVAVDSGTAVVALRGGKVDYVDAARVVVRVNDNETIAGEVGVDIYNLVKYTRSNQNTNINQRPMVRVGDLIAKGDVVADGASTDKGELALGQNMLIAFMPWNGYNFEDSILISERVVAEDRYTSIHIEELTVVARDTKLGPEEITRDIASLGESQLSRLDDSGIVYIGAEVEAADVLVGKVTPKGETQLTPEEKLLRAIFGEKASDVKDTSLRVPSGIAGTVIDVQVFTREGIERDKRAQSIIDEHLRHYKLDLADQMRIVERDAFARVERLILGKKANGGPKKLAKGSVLEKSYLDGMDPHHWFDIRLADDEAAQQLEQVKDGLEQARKDFDIAFEGKRKKLTQGDELPPGVQKMVKVYVAVKRRLQPGDKMAGRHGNKGVVSRILPVEDMPHMADGSPVDIVLNPLGVPSRMNVGQILEVHLGLAAKGLGHKIGAMLRAQSSAKEVRGFLDQIYNSSGKAENLEELNDTEILEMAGNLTNGVPFATPVFDGAKEEEIKAMLAMAGMPSSGQMTLFDGRTGEAFERQVTVGYMHYLKLHHLVDDKMHARSTGPYSLVTQQPLGGKAQFGGQRFGEMEVWALEAYGASYVLQEMLTVKSDDVNGRTKVYENIVKGEHRIDAGMPESFNVLVKEIRSLAIDIDLERY; this is encoded by the coding sequence ATGACTTACTCCTTCACCGAGAAGAAACGCATCCGCAAGAGCTTCGCCAAGCGCGCCAGTGTGCTTGACGTTCCGTACTTGCTGTCGACCCAGTTGCAGTCCTTCAAGGATTTCCTGCAAGACGAAGTCGCTCCCGAACGGCGTAAAAACGAGGGCTTGCAAGCTGCGTTCACCTCGATCTTCCCGATCGTTTCGCATTCCGGCAACGCCCGCCTTGAGTTCGTCAGCTACATGCTGGGTGAGCCGGCCTTCGACGTTACCGAATGCCAGCAGCGCGGCCTGACCTTTGCCTCGTCCCTGCGCGCCAAGGTTCGCCTGGTCATCATGGACCGCGAAGCGCCGGATACCGTGAAGGAAGTCAAGGAGCAGGAAGTTTACATGGGCGAAATGCCCCTGATGACGACCAATGGTTCCTTCGTGATCAACGGTACGGAACGCGTCATCGTTTCCCAGCTGCACCGTTCGCCGGGTGTCTTTTTCGAGCATGACCGCGGCAAGACGCATAGTTCCGGCAAGCTGCTCTTCTCGGCACGCGTCATTCCCTACCGTGGCTCCTGGCTGGACTTCGAGTTCGATCCGAAGGACACCCTGTTCTTCCGCGTCGACCGTCGCCGCAAGATGCCGGTCACCACGCTGCTCAAGGCCATCGGCATGTCGGCCGAGGAAATCCTGGCCCAGTTCTTTGAATTCGACACCTTCCTGCTGGCCAAGGACAAGGTCGAGTTCACGCTGGTTCCGGAACGCCTGCGCGGCGAAGTCGCCCGTTTCGATTTCGTGGGTCCCGATGGCAAGGTCATCGTTGCCAAGGACAAGCGAATTACCGCCAAGCATATTCGTGATATCGGCGCGGCTGCCATCAAGCAGATCGCCGTGCCCGACGAATTCCTGATTGGCCGCGTCATCGCCAAGAACACCATCGACAAGGGCACCGGCGAAGTGGTTGCCAATGCCAATGACGAAATCACCGAAACCCTGCTCGCCAAGCTGCGCGAGTCGGAAATCACCACGATCGAAACGCTCTACACCAACGAACTCGATCGCGGCTCCTTCATTTCGAACACCCTGCGCGCCGATGAAACGGCGACCCGTCAGGCTGCCCGCGTCGCCATCTATCGCATGATGCGTCCCGGTGAGCCGCCGACGGAAGAAGCGGTTGAAATCCTCTTCAACGGCCTGTTCTATTCCGACGAGCGCTACGACCTGTCCGGCGTTGGCCGCATGAAGTTCAACCGTCGTCTGACCCGTCCGGACGTCATTGAATACAAGCTGATGCTCAAGGGCCTGGCCTCCAAGGCTGAAGCTGCCCTGAAGAATCTGGCCGAAGCCTCTGGTTTCGCGCTGTCGGCCATTCAGGATCTGGTTGGTCTGATGCCCTTTGGCGCCCGCGCCATGGTGGAGAACGTCACCCAGGCTGAAGCCGAAGCCCTGGCCGCCAAGATCAAGCCGCTTGGCGCCAATATCGAAGTGCGTGAACAGCTCACCCTGTCGCCGCGCGACATCGTCGAAGTCATCAAGATCCTCGTCGAACTGCGCAATGGCCGTGGCGAAATCGACGACATCGATCACCTCGGTAACCGTCGTGTCCGTTCGGTGGGCGAATTGGCCGAAAACCAGTTCCGCGCCGGTCTGGTGCGCGTCGAACGTGCCGTCAAGGAACGTCTGTCGCAAGCCGAATCCGATAACCTGATGCCGCACGACCTGATCAACGCCAAGCCGATCAGCGCCGCGATCAAGGAGTTCTTCGGTTCCAGCCAGCTCTCGCAGTTCATGGACCAGACCAACCCGCTGTCGGAAATCACCCACAAGCGTCGCGTCTCGGCCCTTGGCCCGGGCGGTCTGACCCGGGAACGTGCCGGCTTCGAAGTGCGCGACGTGCATCCGACCCACTACGGTCGCGTCTGCCCGATCGAAACGCCGGAAGGTCCGAACATCGGTCTGATCAACTCGCTGGCCCTGTTTGCCCGCGTCAATAGCTACGGCTTCATCGAAACCGCTTACCGCAAGGTCAATGCCGGCCAGGTGACCAACGATATCGAATACCTCTCGGCCATTGAAGAAGGCAACTACGTCGTCGCCCAGGCCAATGCCTCGCTGGTCGATGGCCGTCTCTCCGACGACCTGGTGACCTGCCGCGAAAAGGGCGAAACCATTCTGGCCGAGCCGTCACGCGTTCAATACATGGATGTGGCGCCGGGTCAAATCGTTTCCGTCGCTGCCTCGCTCATTCCGTTCCTCGAACACGATGACGCGAACCGTGCCTTGATGGGTGCCAACATGCAGCGTCAGGCCGTACCCTGCCTGCGTCCGGAAAAGCCGCTGGTTGGTACTGGCATCGAGCGCACCGTCGCTGTCGACTCCGGCACCGCCGTGGTCGCCCTGCGCGGTGGCAAGGTTGACTACGTTGATGCCGCCCGTGTCGTGGTCCGTGTGAATGACAACGAAACGATTGCTGGCGAAGTCGGCGTCGATATCTACAATCTGGTCAAGTACACCCGTTCCAACCAGAACACCAACATCAACCAGCGTCCGATGGTGCGCGTCGGCGACCTGATCGCCAAGGGCGATGTGGTGGCGGACGGTGCATCGACCGACAAGGGCGAACTGGCCCTCGGTCAGAACATGCTGATCGCCTTCATGCCGTGGAACGGCTACAACTTCGAAGACTCGATTCTGATCTCCGAACGCGTTGTCGCCGAAGACCGTTATACCTCGATCCATATCGAGGAACTGACGGTCGTCGCCCGCGATACCAAGCTCGGTCCTGAAGAAATCACCCGCGATATCGCTTCGCTCGGCGAATCGCAGCTGTCGCGTCTGGATGATTCCGGTATCGTCTATATCGGTGCTGAAGTCGAAGCCGCCGACGTGCTGGTCGGCAAGGTCACGCCCAAGGGCGAAACCCAGCTGACGCCGGAAGAAAAGCTCCTGCGCGCCATCTTCGGCGAAAAGGCTTCTGACGTTAAGGATACCTCGCTGCGCGTGCCGTCCGGCATCGCCGGCACGGTTATCGACGTCCAGGTGTTCACCCGTGAAGGCATCGAGCGCGACAAGCGTGCCCAGTCGATCATCGACGAGCACCTGCGTCACTACAAGCTTGATCTGGCTGACCAGATGCGCATCGTCGAACGCGACGCTTTTGCCCGTGTCGAACGTCTGATCCTTGGCAAGAAGGCCAATGGAGGCCCGAAGAAGCTGGCCAAGGGCTCGGTCCTGGAGAAGTCCTACCTTGACGGTATGGATCCGCACCACTGGTTCGACATTCGCCTGGCCGATGACGAAGCAGCGCAGCAGCTCGAGCAGGTCAAGGATGGCCTGGAGCAGGCCCGCAAGGACTTTGACATCGCCTTCGAAGGCAAGCGCAAGAAGCTGACCCAGGGTGACGAACTGCCGCCGGGCGTGCAGAAGATGGTCAAGGTCTATGTCGCCGTCAAGCGCCGCCTGCAGCCGGGTGACAAGATGGCCGGTCGTCACGGTAACAAGGGTGTCGTTTCGCGCATCCTGCCGGTCGAAGACATGCCGCACATGGCTGATGGCAGCCCGGTCGACATCGTGCTGAATCCGCTCGGCGTGCCGTCCCGGATGAACGTCGGTCAGATTCTCGAAGTGCACCTCGGTCTCGCCGCCAAGGGTCTCGGTCACAAGATCGGTGCCATGTTGCGTGCCCAGTCGAGCGCCAAGGAAGTCCGCGGTTTCCTCGATCAGATCTACAACTCGAGCGGCAAGGCCGAAAACCTCGAGGAACTGAACGACACCGAAATCCTTGAAATGGCCGGTAACCTGACCAACGGCGTGCCCTTCGCGACGCCAGTGTTCGACGGCGCCAAGGAAGAAGAAATCAAGGCCATGCTGGCCATGGCCGGCATGCCGTCCTCGGGCCAGATGACCCTGTTCGACGGTCGTACCGGCGAGGCATTCGAGCGTCAGGTGACGGTTGGCTACATGCACTACCTGAAGCTGCATCACCTGGTTGATGACAAGATGCACGCCCGCTCGACCGGCCCGTACTCCCTGGTTACCCAGCAGCCGCTGGGCGGCAAGGCACAGTTTGGTGGCCAGCGCTTCGGTGAAATGGAAGTGTGGGCGCTCGAAGCCTACGGCGCATCGTATGTGCTGCAGGAAATGCTGACCGTGAAGTCCGATGACGTGAATGGTCGTACCAAGGTGTACGAAAACATCGTCAAGGGCGAGCACAGGATCGATGCCGGCATGCCGGAATCCTTCAATGTGCTGGTCAAGGAAATCCGTTCGCTGGCGATCGATATCGATCTGGAACGTTACTGA
- the rpoC gene encoding DNA-directed RNA polymerase subunit beta' translates to MKALLDLFKQVTAEEEFDAITIGLASPEKIRSWSYGEVKKPETINYRTFKPERDGLFCAKIFGPIKDYECLCGKYKRLKHRGVICEKCGVEVTLAKVRRDRMGHIELASPTAHIWFLKSLPSRLGMVLDMTLRDIERVLYFEAYVVTDPGMVSNLQRAQLLTEEQYLEMMEEHGDEFVAFMGAEGIRELLRNLDLNTEVESLRAELEVTGSEAKNKKLAKRLKILEGFQKSGIKPDWMILEVLPVLPPDLRPLVPLDGGRFATSDLNDLYRRVINRNNRLKRLLELKAPEIIVRNEKRMLQESVDSLLDNGRRGKAMTGANKRPLKSLADMIKGKGGRFRQNLLGKRVDYSGRSVIVVGPQLKLHQCGLPKLMALELFKPFIFHKLEVLGYATTIKQAKKMVEGQEPVVWDILEDVIREHPVMLNRAPTLHRLGIQAFEPTLIEGKAIQLHPLVCAAFNADFDGDQMAVHVPLSLEAQMEARTLMLASNNVLSPANGQPIIVPSQDIVLGLYYATREKINGKGEGMYFADTNEIERAMAAGQLDVHSRISVRLKQYEPAAADGEFVEKLVRVETTAGRALLSKILPKGLPFKSIDRALKKKEISKLIDESFRRCGLKETVVFADKLMQNGYALATRAGISFCSDDMRVPAKKYEIIASAEAEVKEIETQYTNGLVTNGERYNKVVDIWGRTGDQVAKVMMDELGHEETVDRHGKKVKQDSFNSIYMMADSGARGSAAQIRQLAGMRGLMAKPDGSIIETPITTNFREGLNVLQYFISTHGARKGLADTALKTANSGYLTRRLVDVTQDLVITEDDCGTRNGFVVKALVEGGEVIEALRERILGRVVVDDLVDPETQESIIFAGTMLDEDLVDLIDKLGIDEVKVRTPLTCDTRYGLCAQCYGRDLGRGTMVNAGEAVGVIAAQSIGEPGTQLTMRTFHVGGAASRAAVADKVEGKSAGTVRYTSNMRYVTSAKGEKVVISRSGEVLIVDDHGRERERHKVPYGAMLSVDEGKAVKAGTKLATWDPHTRPIITEYAGTARFENVEEGVTVAKQVDDVTGLSTLVVIDNKRGGKAAVKGLRPVVKLLDENGQEVRVAGSDHTVSIAFQVGSIISVLDGQQVGVGDVLARMPQESAKTRDITGGLPRVAELFEARTPKDASVLAEYTGTIGFGKDTKGKQRLIITDLDGTAHEYLIPKDKHVLVHDGQVVNKGEKIVEGEPDPHDILRLQGVEALARYITDEVQDVYRLQGVKINDKHIEVIVRQMLRRVAITEPGDTKFIKSEQVERAELLAENDRAIADGKIPANFDHMLLGITKASLSTDSFISAASFQETTRVLTEAAIMGKRDELRGLKENVIVGRLIPAGTGLAYHRSRKAQVASEELAAAAVPVAEAVVENATQGSELDQ, encoded by the coding sequence ATGAAAGCATTGCTCGATCTATTCAAGCAGGTAACCGCCGAAGAGGAATTTGACGCGATTACCATTGGTCTCGCCTCGCCCGAAAAGATCCGTTCCTGGTCCTACGGTGAAGTCAAGAAGCCGGAAACCATCAACTACCGTACCTTCAAGCCGGAGCGCGATGGTCTGTTCTGCGCCAAGATCTTTGGCCCGATCAAGGACTACGAGTGCCTGTGCGGCAAGTACAAGCGCCTCAAGCATCGCGGCGTGATCTGCGAGAAGTGCGGCGTTGAAGTGACGCTGGCCAAGGTTCGTCGCGACCGCATGGGTCACATCGAACTGGCCTCGCCGACCGCCCACATCTGGTTCCTCAAGTCCCTGCCGTCGCGTCTTGGCATGGTCCTCGACATGACCCTGCGTGACATCGAACGCGTGCTGTATTTCGAAGCCTACGTCGTCACCGATCCGGGCATGGTCAGCAACCTCCAGCGCGCCCAGTTGCTCACCGAAGAGCAGTATCTGGAAATGATGGAAGAGCACGGCGACGAGTTTGTGGCCTTCATGGGCGCCGAAGGCATCCGTGAACTGCTGCGCAACCTCGACCTCAATACTGAAGTCGAATCCCTGCGCGCCGAACTCGAAGTGACCGGCTCGGAAGCCAAAAACAAGAAGCTGGCCAAGCGTTTGAAGATTCTCGAAGGTTTCCAGAAGTCCGGCATCAAGCCGGACTGGATGATCCTCGAAGTCCTGCCCGTCCTGCCGCCTGACCTGCGTCCGCTCGTCCCGCTCGACGGTGGCCGTTTCGCCACCTCCGACCTGAACGACCTCTACCGTCGCGTCATCAACCGGAACAACCGTCTCAAGCGCCTGCTCGAACTGAAGGCGCCGGAAATCATCGTGCGCAACGAAAAGCGCATGCTGCAGGAATCGGTTGACTCGCTGCTCGACAACGGTCGTCGCGGCAAGGCCATGACCGGCGCCAACAAGCGTCCCCTCAAGTCCCTGGCCGACATGATCAAGGGCAAGGGCGGTCGTTTCCGTCAGAATCTGCTCGGCAAGCGCGTCGACTACTCGGGCCGTTCGGTCATCGTGGTCGGTCCGCAGCTCAAGCTGCACCAGTGCGGCCTGCCCAAGCTCATGGCGCTCGAACTGTTCAAGCCCTTCATCTTCCACAAGCTCGAAGTGCTCGGCTACGCCACCACCATCAAGCAAGCCAAGAAGATGGTCGAAGGCCAGGAACCGGTCGTTTGGGACATCCTCGAAGATGTCATCCGCGAACATCCGGTCATGCTTAACCGCGCGCCGACCCTGCACCGTCTTGGTATTCAGGCGTTTGAACCGACCCTGATCGAAGGCAAGGCCATCCAGTTGCACCCCCTCGTTTGCGCGGCCTTCAACGCCGACTTCGACGGTGACCAGATGGCTGTCCACGTCCCGCTCTCGCTCGAAGCGCAGATGGAAGCCCGCACCCTGATGCTGGCCTCCAACAACGTGCTGTCGCCGGCCAACGGCCAGCCGATCATCGTGCCGTCGCAGGACATCGTGCTGGGTCTGTACTACGCCACCCGCGAAAAGATCAACGGCAAGGGCGAGGGCATGTACTTCGCCGACACCAACGAGATCGAACGCGCCATGGCGGCTGGTCAGCTTGACGTGCACTCCCGGATTTCCGTCCGTCTCAAGCAGTACGAGCCGGCGGCTGCCGATGGCGAGTTCGTTGAAAAGCTGGTCCGTGTCGAAACCACGGCTGGTCGCGCCCTGCTCTCGAAAATTCTGCCGAAGGGCCTGCCGTTCAAGTCGATCGACCGCGCCCTGAAGAAGAAAGAAATCTCCAAGCTGATTGACGAATCCTTCCGTCGCTGCGGCCTGAAGGAAACGGTTGTCTTCGCCGACAAGCTGATGCAGAACGGTTACGCCCTGGCTACCCGCGCCGGCATCTCCTTCTGCTCTGACGACATGCGCGTCCCGGCCAAGAAATACGAGATCATCGCCTCGGCCGAAGCCGAAGTGAAAGAGATCGAAACCCAGTACACCAACGGTCTGGTGACCAACGGCGAACGCTATAACAAGGTCGTCGATATCTGGGGCCGTACCGGCGATCAGGTTGCCAAGGTCATGATGGACGAACTCGGCCACGAAGAAACGGTCGATCGTCACGGCAAGAAGGTCAAGCAGGACTCCTTCAACTCGATCTACATGATGGCCGACTCCGGCGCTCGCGGTTCCGCTGCCCAGATTCGTCAGCTGGCTGGTATGCGCGGCCTGATGGCCAAGCCGGATGGCTCGATTATCGAGACGCCGATTACCACCAACTTCCGCGAAGGTCTGAACGTTCTCCAGTACTTCATCTCGACGCACGGTGCCCGTAAGGGTCTGGCCGATACGGCGTTGAAGACGGCGAACTCGGGTTACCTGACGCGTCGTCTGGTCGACGTGACGCAGGATCTGGTCATTACCGAAGATGACTGCGGTACCCGCAACGGTTTTGTCGTCAAGGCCCTGGTCGAAGGCGGCGAAGTCATCGAAGCCCTGCGCGAGCGTATTCTCGGTCGCGTCGTGGTCGATGATCTGGTCGATCCGGAAACCCAGGAATCGATCATCTTCGCTGGCACCATGCTGGACGAGGATCTGGTCGATCTGATCGACAAGCTGGGTATCGACGAAGTCAAGGTTCGCACCCCGCTGACCTGTGATACCCGCTACGGCCTGTGCGCCCAGTGTTATGGTCGTGACCTCGGTCGCGGCACCATGGTCAACGCCGGTGAGGCAGTCGGTGTGATCGCGGCCCAGTCGATTGGTGAGCCGGGTACCCAGCTCACCATGCGGACCTTCCACGTCGGTGGCGCGGCTTCCCGGGCGGCTGTCGCTGACAAGGTCGAAGGCAAGTCTGCCGGTACCGTGCGCTACACCTCCAATATGCGCTATGTCACCAGCGCCAAGGGCGAGAAGGTCGTTATTTCGCGCTCCGGCGAAGTGCTGATCGTTGATGATCATGGTCGCGAGCGTGAACGCCACAAGGTGCCCTACGGCGCCATGCTGTCGGTCGATGAAGGCAAGGCCGTCAAGGCCGGTACCAAGCTGGCCACCTGGGATCCGCATACCCGTCCGATCATTACCGAATACGCTGGTACCGCTCGCTTCGAGAATGTCGAAGAAGGCGTCACCGTTGCCAAGCAGGTCGATGATGTGACAGGCCTCTCCACGCTCGTCGTCATCGACAACAAGCGCGGCGGCAAGGCTGCCGTCAAGGGTCTGCGCCCGGTCGTCAAGTTGCTTGACGAAAACGGTCAGGAAGTCCGTGTCGCTGGTAGCGACCACACCGTCTCCATCGCCTTCCAGGTTGGCTCGATCATTTCCGTGCTCGACGGCCAGCAGGTCGGTGTTGGCGATGTGCTGGCCCGTATGCCGCAAGAATCTGCCAAGACGCGCGACATTACCGGCGGTCTGCCGCGGGTTGCCGAGCTGTTCGAAGCCCGCACTCCGAAGGATGCCTCCGTGCTCGCCGAGTACACCGGCACCATCGGTTTCGGCAAGGATACGAAGGGCAAGCAGCGTCTGATCATTACCGATCTCGACGGCACCGCTCACGAGTACCTGATTCCCAAGGACAAGCATGTTCTGGTGCACGATGGCCAGGTCGTCAACAAGGGCGAGAAGATCGTCGAAGGCGAACCGGATCCGCACGATATCCTGCGTCTGCAGGGCGTCGAGGCGCTGGCCCGCTACATCACTGACGAAGTTCAGGACGTTTATCGTCTGCAGGGCGTCAAGATCAACGACAAGCACATTGAAGTGATCGTCCGTCAGATGCTGCGTCGCGTCGCCATTACCGAACCGGGTGATACGAAGTTCATCAAGTCCGAACAGGTCGAACGTGCCGAATTGCTGGCCGAAAATGACCGGGCGATTGCCGATGGCAAGATTCCGGCCAATTTCGACCACATGCTGCTCGGTATCACCAAGGCTTCGTTGTCCACCGATTCGTTCATCTCGGCCGCTTCCTTCCAGGAAACGACGCGGGTTCTCACCGAGGCTGCCATCATGGGCAAGCGCGACGAACTGCGTGGTCTCAAGGAAAACGTCATTGTCGGCCGTCTCATCCCGGCCGGTACCGGCTTGGCTTATCACCGCAGCCGCAAGGCCCAGGTGGCGAGCGAAGAACTCGCGGCAGCCGCTGTTCCGGTAGCCGAAGCTGTGGTAGAAAACGCAACGCAAGGCAGCGAGCTGGACCAGTAA
- the rpsG gene encoding 30S ribosomal protein S7 — protein sequence MPRRREVPKRDILPDPKFGNVDVSKFVNAIMQSGKKSVAERIVYGAFDIITTKSGKDPLEVFASAMANVRPMVEVKSRRVGGANYQVPVEVRPARRAALAMRWLRESARKRSEKSMGQRLAAEMLEAAENRGGAVKKRDEVHRMADANKAFAHFRF from the coding sequence ATGCCCCGTCGTCGTGAAGTACCCAAGCGTGACATTCTCCCGGATCCGAAGTTCGGCAATGTCGATGTCTCCAAGTTTGTAAACGCCATCATGCAAAGCGGCAAGAAGTCTGTTGCCGAGCGTATCGTCTATGGCGCTTTCGATATCATCACCACCAAGTCCGGCAAGGACCCGCTCGAAGTGTTCGCCTCCGCTATGGCCAACGTTCGTCCGATGGTCGAAGTGAAGTCGCGCCGCGTTGGCGGTGCCAACTACCAGGTCCCGGTCGAAGTTCGTCCGGCTCGCCGCGCCGCGCTCGCCATGCGCTGGCTGCGTGAGTCTGCCCGCAAGCGCTCCGAGAAGTCCATGGGCCAGCGTCTGGCTGCCGAAATGCTTGAAGCCGCTGAAAACCGCGGTGGTGCCGTCAAGAAGCGCGACGAAGTGCATCGTATGGCTGATGCCAACAAGGCATTTGCTCACTTCCGCTTCTAA
- the rpsL gene encoding 30S ribosomal protein S12 encodes MPTINQLVRKPRVAEKAKSKVPALEKCPQKRGVCTRVYTTTPKKPNSALRKVCKVRLTNGFEVISYIGGEGHNLQEHSVVLIRGGRVKDLPGVRYHTVRGSLDTQGVKDRKQSRSKYGAKRPKAA; translated from the coding sequence ATGCCGACCATTAACCAGCTCGTGCGCAAGCCGCGCGTAGCCGAAAAGGCCAAGAGCAAGGTTCCTGCTCTGGAAAAGTGCCCGCAGAAGCGTGGCGTCTGTACCCGTGTTTACACCACCACCCCGAAAAAGCCGAACTCCGCTCTCCGTAAGGTTTGCAAGGTTCGTCTGACGAATGGCTTCGAAGTCATTTCGTACATCGGCGGTGAAGGTCACAACCTGCAGGAACACTCTGTGGTCCTGATCCGTGGTGGTCGTGTCAAGGACTTGCCGGGTGTGCGTTACCACACCGTGCGCGGCTCCCTCGATACGCAGGGTGTCAAGGATCGTAAGCAGTCCCGTTCCAAATACGGGGCCAAGCGTCCGAAGGCTGCTTAA